A genomic stretch from Schaalia odontolytica includes:
- a CDS encoding UPF0182 family membrane protein, which translates to MSFDFSVFPPGGARAPRDPGRAPAERKLRKPGPAGITIAALLIIGAVIYAASTVWTEILWFRQMSATRVILTQWGAHIGLFVVGFVVATALVYFSMAFAYRHRTSSSRGEASAALRGYQEALEPMRRLAFWGVALFFGFSNGARLATEWQTLLQFLNRSSFGQVDPQFGLDISFFVFVLPAVKVLVSFLMTVISVGLVAAIIVSYLYGTIRLTPRPHASKQARLQAGMMAACLSLFIGVNYWLGRYELLTSDSGSIHGAMYSDINATLPAHSILAVISGLVAVLFVVAAFKGTWRLPVTGVAVTVVAALVLAGAYPALVEQFRVRPNQRSLESSYIQRNIDATLAAYGLENVDYQTNYDAATTASAGQFDTQSLTSQVRLLDPQVITKTVQQLQQSRLYYGFNSGMKVDRYNVGGERRDTVISVRELNLSGLSAEQQTWVNQHTVYTHGYGAVAAYGNQLTSDGLPSYWEQAVPSVGEMGDYEERVYFSPGSPEYSIVGAPEGAEPQELDYPDDTAVGGQVSTTFVGNGGPSVGNVWNKLLYAIKFGSTDLFFSSQTNEASQILYDRDPLQRVSKVAPYLTLEQSAYPAVVDMDGDSSTPKRLVWVVDAYTTTNNYPYAQHEALSDATVDSRSTQVGQYVQANKINYMRNSVKAVVDAYDGSVRLFRWDDADPILRTWEKIYPGSVEPISSISGDLMSHLRYPEDMFKVQRNLLATYHVTDASGFYSGGDRWRLAEETSTYGASSSTASSPRVDALGNPLPAPTALQPPYYLTMQMPGQESAEFSLTSVFVPGGGGEGRREAMAGFLAVDSETGSAPGQVREGYGKLRLLALPSSTTVPGPGQVQNKYDSDEKIATQLNLLNQADSTVIRGNLLTLPVGGGLLYVQPVYVQGTGSASYPVLRSVLTAFGDKVGFAPTLEESLRQLVSDDGSSSSSPGAATPSPGDTSQPGTSASDANAQLAQAIADAAQAMRDADAAMSKSDWTAYGEAQTRLRDALSRAEAAQTALGTSSSAASTSPTPSPSATTPAQSGTQSGS; encoded by the coding sequence GTGAGCTTCGATTTTTCAGTCTTTCCCCCGGGTGGAGCCCGCGCTCCTCGAGATCCTGGTCGAGCGCCCGCGGAACGCAAGCTGCGCAAGCCCGGTCCCGCCGGCATCACGATCGCCGCTCTGCTGATCATCGGAGCTGTCATCTACGCGGCTTCCACCGTGTGGACCGAGATCCTGTGGTTCCGCCAGATGAGCGCCACGCGCGTCATCCTCACCCAGTGGGGAGCGCACATCGGCCTGTTCGTCGTTGGCTTCGTCGTGGCGACCGCGCTCGTGTACTTCTCGATGGCCTTCGCGTACCGTCACCGCACCTCGTCGTCGAGGGGCGAAGCCTCGGCCGCGCTGCGCGGATACCAGGAGGCGCTCGAACCGATGCGCCGTCTCGCTTTCTGGGGTGTCGCCCTCTTCTTCGGCTTCTCCAACGGTGCTCGCCTGGCCACCGAATGGCAGACGCTCCTGCAATTCCTCAACCGCTCCTCTTTCGGGCAGGTCGACCCTCAGTTCGGCCTCGATATCTCTTTCTTCGTGTTCGTACTTCCCGCCGTCAAGGTACTCGTCTCCTTCCTCATGACGGTCATCAGCGTCGGCCTGGTCGCGGCAATCATCGTGTCCTACCTGTACGGGACGATCCGACTGACTCCGCGCCCTCACGCCTCCAAGCAGGCGCGACTGCAGGCCGGCATGATGGCGGCCTGCCTGTCCCTCTTCATTGGCGTGAACTACTGGCTGGGCCGCTACGAGCTACTCACCTCGGACTCGGGTTCCATCCACGGCGCCATGTACTCCGATATCAACGCGACGCTTCCCGCCCACTCGATCCTCGCCGTCATCTCCGGCCTCGTCGCGGTCCTCTTCGTGGTCGCGGCCTTCAAGGGCACGTGGCGCCTGCCGGTCACCGGTGTCGCCGTGACGGTCGTCGCCGCCCTCGTCCTGGCCGGCGCGTACCCTGCCCTCGTTGAGCAGTTCCGCGTGCGTCCCAACCAGCGCAGCCTCGAGTCTTCCTACATTCAGCGAAACATCGACGCCACCCTGGCCGCCTACGGCCTCGAAAATGTCGATTATCAGACCAACTACGACGCTGCTACCACGGCCTCGGCGGGGCAGTTCGATACCCAATCGCTGACCTCTCAGGTGCGTCTGCTCGATCCGCAGGTCATCACGAAGACCGTTCAGCAGCTCCAGCAGTCGCGCCTCTACTACGGCTTTAACTCCGGAATGAAGGTCGACCGATACAACGTGGGCGGCGAGCGTCGCGACACCGTCATCTCCGTGCGTGAGCTCAACCTCTCCGGCCTGTCAGCCGAGCAGCAGACCTGGGTCAACCAGCACACCGTCTACACCCACGGCTACGGTGCGGTCGCCGCCTACGGCAATCAGTTGACCAGCGACGGCCTGCCGTCCTACTGGGAGCAGGCTGTACCCTCGGTCGGCGAAATGGGCGACTACGAGGAGCGCGTCTACTTCAGCCCCGGTTCGCCCGAGTACTCGATCGTCGGTGCCCCCGAAGGCGCTGAGCCGCAGGAGCTCGACTATCCGGACGACACCGCTGTGGGCGGCCAAGTCTCCACGACCTTCGTCGGTAACGGTGGCCCCTCCGTCGGCAACGTATGGAATAAGCTCCTGTACGCGATCAAGTTCGGTTCCACGGACCTGTTCTTCTCCTCCCAGACGAACGAGGCCTCCCAGATCCTCTATGACCGCGACCCCCTCCAGCGTGTCTCGAAGGTTGCGCCCTACCTGACGCTTGAGCAGTCCGCCTACCCGGCGGTCGTCGATATGGACGGGGATTCCTCGACCCCTAAGCGCCTCGTCTGGGTCGTCGACGCATACACGACGACGAACAACTACCCCTATGCCCAGCACGAGGCCCTCTCGGACGCCACCGTCGACTCCCGTTCCACTCAGGTGGGCCAGTACGTCCAGGCGAACAAGATCAACTACATGCGTAACTCCGTCAAGGCCGTTGTCGATGCCTACGACGGTTCAGTGCGCCTGTTCCGCTGGGACGACGCCGATCCGATCCTGCGCACGTGGGAGAAGATCTACCCCGGCAGCGTCGAACCCATCTCCTCCATCTCCGGGGATCTGATGAGCCATCTGCGCTACCCCGAGGACATGTTCAAGGTGCAGCGCAACCTGCTGGCCACCTACCATGTGACCGACGCTTCGGGCTTCTACTCCGGCGGTGACCGCTGGCGCCTGGCTGAGGAGACTTCGACCTACGGCGCGTCATCTTCGACCGCTTCGAGCCCGCGAGTCGATGCGTTGGGAAATCCTCTGCCCGCCCCGACGGCCCTGCAGCCCCCGTACTACCTGACCATGCAGATGCCCGGACAGGAGAGCGCTGAATTCTCGCTGACCTCGGTGTTCGTCCCAGGCGGCGGTGGCGAGGGACGGCGCGAGGCCATGGCTGGCTTCCTCGCTGTCGACTCTGAGACGGGCAGTGCGCCCGGACAGGTGCGCGAGGGATACGGCAAGCTCCGCCTGCTTGCCCTGCCCTCGTCGACGACCGTACCCGGTCCGGGCCAGGTGCAGAACAAGTACGACTCAGACGAGAAGATCGCCACCCAGCTCAACCTGCTGAACCAGGCAGACTCGACGGTTATCCGTGGCAACCTTTTGACCCTGCCGGTCGGTGGCGGCCTGCTCTACGTCCAGCCCGTCTACGTGCAGGGCACCGGCTCGGCCTCCTACCCGGTGCTCCGCTCGGTCCTGACCGCCTTCGGTGACAAGGTTGGCTTCGCGCCCACCCTCGAGGAATCGCTGCGCCAGCTCGTCTCCGACGATGGAAGCTCAAGCTCGTCTCCCGGCGCTGCGACCCCTTCACCGGGGGATACTTCGCAGCCGGGAACATCCGCCAGCGATGCGAACGCCCAGCTGGCACAGGCCATCGCCGACGCCGCGCAGGCAATGCGTGACGCGGATGCGGCGATGAGTAAGTCCGACTGGACCGCTTACGGTGAAGCTCAGACGCGCCTGCGCGATGCCCTGTCACGCGCAGAGGCTGCGCAGACGGCCCTCGGTACGTCCTCGTCGGCTGCCTCGACCTCGCCGACGCCCAGCCCGAGTGCCACTACTCCAGCCCAATCGGGAACGCAAAGCGGTTCCTAA
- a CDS encoding variant leucine-rich repeat-containing protein: MSTLDLSQLTAADMSNPALTPQDLADITAARADLHPYVATHPSLYPALAQWLANRGVVPAQPPMAQPAPVVDTAPVHSDTWGAPQSEPVQSEAWGAPQDEPVQPEAWGAPQSEPVAPVVGDVQPVVEEPAVVVEPVVEAEPVQPEAWGAPQDEPVQSEAWGGPQSEPVQPEAWGAPQSEPVAPMVGDVQPVVEEPAVVVEPVVEAEPVQPESWGAPQDEPAAPVVEPEPVTESAPVVDELPQTVDDVQPLAEEPQLAPLMETPSEELPSISDEDLERTIVEGTRERSMAEVVAEENAAAQATAYGQNPAQGQQQGYDQAQYGAQTNPQPQYGAAGGAQGYAPEGQQSPYAAQGAQQGPQQGASAGQQFGAAAQQFGAAANTAFNQFQSAVVTETGKVNGRSVRATYALIGMAASFVLSIVSMMLPFASFYGASFTMFAAGAYAFFHIFLMLIAVGLGGAYWITNQKWTFLSSGIVAILVALLGVFQVLGVLGSATLSFGGIIFLFASLGLGASGVVLLLELKNGKVAPVDTPNALGGAFSGAPMNQAGQQSPYGAQAQGGFQAPQGAQGQYGAQQQGGYPGAQAQGGFQAQQGQYGQQQYGAQQQQGGYPGAQPQGGFQAPQGVQGQYGAQQQQGGYPGAQAQGGFQAQQGQYGQQQYGAQQQGGYPGAQPQGGFQAPQGAQGQYGQQGYDQGQQGNKPYNPFGTR, encoded by the coding sequence ATGAGCACTCTTGATCTGTCGCAGCTCACCGCTGCCGACATGAGCAATCCGGCGCTGACGCCACAGGACCTTGCCGATATCACGGCCGCACGTGCGGATCTGCACCCCTACGTGGCGACGCATCCGTCGCTGTATCCTGCGCTCGCTCAGTGGCTGGCAAACCGGGGTGTCGTTCCTGCTCAACCTCCCATGGCGCAGCCCGCTCCTGTGGTTGACACTGCTCCCGTCCACTCCGATACGTGGGGTGCTCCGCAGAGCGAGCCTGTGCAGTCTGAGGCCTGGGGTGCTCCGCAGGACGAGCCTGTGCAGCCTGAGGCGTGGGGTGCTCCGCAGAGCGAGCCTGTCGCTCCCGTGGTGGGGGATGTGCAGCCGGTCGTTGAAGAGCCCGCTGTTGTGGTTGAGCCTGTCGTGGAGGCTGAGCCTGTGCAGCCTGAGGCGTGGGGTGCTCCGCAGGACGAGCCCGTGCAGTCTGAGGCGTGGGGCGGCCCGCAGAGCGAGCCTGTGCAGCCTGAGGCCTGGGGTGCTCCGCAGAGCGAGCCTGTCGCTCCCATGGTGGGGGATGTGCAGCCGGTCGTTGAAGAGCCCGCTGTTGTGGTTGAGCCTGTCGTGGAGGCTGAGCCTGTGCAGCCTGAGAGCTGGGGTGCTCCGCAGGACGAGCCTGCTGCTCCCGTGGTGGAGCCTGAGCCGGTCACCGAATCCGCGCCCGTCGTGGACGAACTCCCGCAGACTGTCGACGACGTCCAGCCCCTCGCCGAGGAGCCTCAACTGGCACCCCTGATGGAAACACCTTCGGAGGAGCTTCCCTCGATCTCGGATGAGGACCTCGAGCGAACGATCGTTGAGGGAACGCGCGAGCGCTCCATGGCTGAGGTCGTCGCCGAGGAGAACGCTGCCGCGCAGGCTACTGCCTACGGGCAGAACCCCGCCCAGGGCCAGCAGCAGGGATACGATCAGGCGCAGTATGGCGCGCAGACGAATCCGCAGCCCCAGTACGGCGCGGCGGGCGGTGCCCAGGGATATGCTCCGGAAGGTCAGCAGTCCCCGTACGCGGCTCAGGGCGCTCAACAGGGCCCTCAACAGGGCGCATCGGCTGGCCAGCAGTTTGGGGCTGCTGCGCAGCAGTTCGGCGCGGCAGCCAATACGGCGTTCAACCAGTTCCAGAGCGCCGTCGTCACGGAGACCGGCAAAGTAAACGGACGCTCCGTGCGCGCCACCTACGCGCTGATTGGCATGGCTGCCAGCTTCGTCCTGTCGATCGTGTCGATGATGCTGCCCTTCGCATCGTTCTACGGCGCTTCCTTCACGATGTTCGCCGCGGGAGCCTACGCGTTCTTCCACATCTTCCTCATGCTGATCGCTGTCGGCCTGGGTGGCGCATACTGGATCACGAATCAGAAGTGGACTTTCTTGTCCTCTGGTATCGTCGCAATCCTTGTTGCCCTCCTCGGCGTTTTCCAGGTGCTGGGTGTTCTCGGCAGTGCCACCCTGAGTTTCGGGGGCATTATCTTCCTGTTCGCCTCGCTCGGCCTTGGTGCTTCCGGCGTCGTCCTGCTCCTCGAGCTGAAGAACGGGAAGGTTGCACCGGTCGACACCCCGAACGCTCTTGGGGGTGCCTTCAGTGGGGCACCTATGAATCAGGCTGGCCAGCAGTCACCGTATGGCGCTCAGGCACAGGGTGGCTTCCAGGCTCCCCAGGGTGCGCAGGGGCAATACGGCGCTCAGCAGCAGGGGGGGTACCCGGGCGCTCAGGCCCAGGGTGGCTTCCAGGCTCAGCAGGGTCAGTACGGCCAGCAGCAGTATGGTGCTCAGCAGCAGCAGGGTGGGTACCCGGGTGCTCAGCCGCAGGGGGGCTTCCAGGCTCCCCAGGGTGTGCAGGGGCAGTACGGTGCTCAGCAGCAGCAGGGGGGGTACCCGGGCGCTCAGGCCCAGGGTGGCTTCCAGGCTCAGCAGGGTCAGTACGGCCAGCAGCAGTATGGTGCTCAGCAGCAGGGTGGGTACCCGGGCGCTCAGCCGCAGGGGGGCTTCCAGGCTCCCCAGGGTGCACAGGGCCAGTACGGCCAGCAGGGCTACGATCAGGGCCAGCAGGGCAATAAACCCTACAACCCCTTCGGAACCCGTTGA
- a CDS encoding sensor histidine kinase N-terminal domain-containing protein encodes MSTPATPSRSARVVTRRERDRSWRVAAVKRAVVARPSESVRVDIAETLQPRADTWLSSVDSTPWPGE; translated from the coding sequence ATGTCCACGCCCGCGACACCGTCGAGATCAGCGAGGGTCGTCACGAGGAGGGAACGTGACAGATCCTGGCGCGTTGCTGCGGTGAAGCGTGCCGTTGTCGCGCGGCCGTCAGAGTCCGTTCGGGTAGATATTGCGGAGACGCTCCAGCCGAGAGCCGATACCTGGCTGAGCAGCGTCGACAGTACCCCGTGGCCCGGGGAGTAG
- a CDS encoding amino acid permease, which yields MATPTPDDIANGVQERSNTALKRGLASRHMQMIAIGGAIGTGLFLASGATVANAGPGGALLAYAAIGLMVLLLMQSLGEMSAHQPVAGSFQTFATKFISPSFGFAMGWNYWFNWAVTVAADLVASGLVMAYWFPNVPSWIWAVGFLVIVVGLNALSARVYGEAEFWLAAIKVVIVIVFVLSGVFMIAGVMGENSPGLSNWTIGDAPFHNGFVGVIAVFMIAGFSFQGTELVGVAAGESENPRRDVPRSIRTVFWRIMFFYIGAIAVIGTLLPYTDPSLLSAADDSANNIAQSPFTLVFARMGIGAAAAVMNAVILTSILSAGNSGLYAASRMLHSMALKRQAPAIFARVTKGGVPVHAMAVTTVTAACGFLTQLVFNDAYIWLVNIVGISGIIMWLGIAVSHIRFRRAYLQQGYRLEDLPYRSPFFPAGPIIAFVMCLVVMAGQNYEAVINGQVWEVASSYIGLPLFGVVWWGYHVARKDRTVSLEEMDVAPVHIEPVSH from the coding sequence ATGGCAACCCCCACCCCCGACGACATTGCCAACGGTGTGCAGGAGCGCTCCAACACCGCGCTCAAGCGCGGACTGGCGTCGCGCCATATGCAGATGATCGCCATCGGCGGCGCGATCGGAACGGGCCTGTTCCTGGCTTCCGGCGCAACGGTCGCGAACGCCGGTCCGGGTGGCGCACTCCTCGCCTACGCGGCGATTGGCCTTATGGTGCTGCTCCTCATGCAGTCCCTGGGCGAGATGAGCGCGCACCAGCCGGTCGCGGGTTCTTTTCAGACCTTCGCCACCAAGTTTATTTCCCCGTCCTTTGGCTTCGCCATGGGGTGGAACTACTGGTTCAACTGGGCGGTGACGGTGGCCGCAGACCTGGTCGCGTCGGGCCTCGTCATGGCGTATTGGTTCCCGAACGTCCCCTCGTGGATCTGGGCGGTCGGCTTCCTCGTCATCGTCGTCGGGCTGAACGCGCTATCGGCGCGGGTCTACGGTGAAGCTGAGTTCTGGCTGGCCGCCATCAAGGTCGTCATCGTCATCGTCTTCGTCCTGTCAGGCGTCTTCATGATCGCTGGCGTGATGGGCGAAAACTCGCCGGGACTGTCGAATTGGACGATCGGGGACGCGCCCTTCCATAACGGATTTGTCGGCGTCATCGCTGTCTTCATGATCGCCGGTTTCTCCTTCCAAGGAACCGAGCTGGTGGGCGTGGCCGCGGGCGAATCTGAGAACCCGCGCAGGGACGTGCCTCGTTCGATCCGCACCGTTTTCTGGCGCATCATGTTCTTCTACATCGGGGCGATCGCGGTCATTGGAACGCTGCTGCCCTACACGGACCCGAGTCTGCTCAGCGCTGCCGACGACTCCGCGAACAACATCGCGCAGTCTCCCTTCACGCTCGTGTTCGCGCGCATGGGGATCGGTGCGGCGGCCGCCGTCATGAACGCTGTCATCCTCACGTCGATCCTGTCCGCGGGTAACTCGGGGCTGTACGCGGCCTCGCGCATGCTGCACTCGATGGCCCTCAAGCGCCAGGCGCCCGCGATCTTCGCGCGCGTCACGAAGGGCGGCGTACCCGTGCACGCGATGGCGGTGACGACTGTGACGGCGGCGTGCGGTTTCCTCACGCAGCTGGTCTTCAATGACGCCTACATTTGGCTGGTCAACATCGTCGGCATCTCCGGCATCATCATGTGGCTTGGCATCGCGGTCAGCCACATTCGTTTCCGTCGCGCCTACCTACAGCAGGGTTACCGCCTTGAGGACCTGCCGTATCGTTCGCCGTTCTTCCCTGCGGGCCCGATCATCGCCTTCGTCATGTGTCTGGTCGTCATGGCCGGACAGAACTATGAGGCCGTCATCAACGGCCAGGTGTGGGAGGTCGCCTCGTCCTACATCGGCCTGCCGCTCTTCGGCGTCGTCTGGTGGGGCTATCACGTTGCGCGTAAGGATCGCACGGTGTCCCTGGAAGAGATGGACGTTGCGCCCGTACACATTGAGCCGGTTTCTCACTGA
- a CDS encoding DUF4232 domain-containing protein codes for MINTRRILAVTSLSALSLGVAACSPQGAQPESRSTASSASSSASPSPSGMPAQSGSSPQSGVPEGGSQAPEVNVADNDQRCDLANLQAAIDSQQEAGGTTYVDIGFTNEGPSCWIDGFPHIVFSGGGSVISTAVRDGEAPGNVYTVAPGGRVGVTLTAESTDGVEGCGPADSDLIDIMPEAGSGATSLQLSLRVCREIPSVAVSSFEPRS; via the coding sequence ATGATCAACACGCGACGCATTCTTGCCGTGACCTCCCTGTCCGCTCTTTCCCTGGGTGTTGCCGCCTGCTCCCCGCAGGGTGCGCAGCCCGAGTCGAGGTCGACGGCCTCGTCCGCTTCCTCCAGCGCCTCCCCCTCCCCGAGTGGCATGCCCGCACAGAGCGGCTCGAGCCCGCAGAGCGGCGTGCCCGAAGGGGGCAGCCAAGCGCCCGAGGTCAACGTCGCCGACAATGATCAGCGCTGCGACCTGGCGAACCTGCAGGCCGCCATCGACTCCCAGCAGGAGGCGGGCGGCACCACGTACGTGGACATCGGATTCACGAATGAGGGCCCGTCGTGCTGGATCGACGGATTCCCGCACATCGTCTTCTCCGGTGGCGGCTCCGTCATCTCCACCGCGGTGCGCGACGGTGAGGCACCCGGCAATGTGTACACGGTGGCTCCGGGTGGCCGCGTGGGCGTGACCCTGACGGCAGAGTCGACGGACGGTGTCGAGGGATGTGGTCCTGCAGATTCCGATCTTATTGACATCATGCCGGAGGCCGGCAGCGGCGCGACGAGCCTGCAGCTGTCCCTGCGCGTGTGCCGGGAGATACCGTCGGTGGCGGTGAGCTCTTTCGAGCCGCGTTCCTGA
- a CDS encoding TfoX/Sxy family protein, producing the protein MTSQPESIERVLALLDGLEDVTHRAMMGEYILYYRGKVVGGIYDDRFLLKITPASQRLLPDAARATPYEGAKDMILVEVEDRTVLRDVMDAMWEDLPAPKRKK; encoded by the coding sequence ATGACCTCCCAACCCGAGAGCATCGAGCGCGTGCTCGCCCTCCTGGACGGCCTCGAGGACGTGACGCATCGGGCAATGATGGGCGAGTACATCCTCTACTACCGAGGCAAGGTTGTGGGCGGTATCTACGACGACCGCTTCCTCCTCAAGATCACCCCCGCTTCCCAGCGCCTCCTACCCGACGCCGCGCGTGCCACCCCCTACGAAGGCGCGAAGGACATGATTCTCGTCGAGGTAGAAGACCGCACAGTCCTGCGCGACGTCATGGACGCGATGTGGGAGGACCTGCCCGCCCCCAAACGGAAGAAATGA
- the fumC gene encoding class II fumarate hydratase has protein sequence MAQETRTETDSMGAVEVATNRYWGAQTERSLHNFDIGRNTFVWGRPMVRALGILKKAAALANAELGELPADIADFIAQAGDEVISGKLDDNFPLVVFQTGSGTQSNMNANEVISNRAIEIAGGEMGSKAPVHPNDHVNRGQSSNDTFPTAMHIAVVSELHDMYPRVRQLRDTLDKKAKEYEDVIMVGRTHLQDATPIRLGQVISGWVAQIDFALDGIEYADTRARELAIGGTAVGTGLNAHPKFGELTAKKISEETGIEFTQADNLFAALGAHDALVLVSGALRVLADALMKIANDVRWYASGPRNGIGELIIPENEPGSSIMPGKVNPTQCEAMTMVATQVFGNDATVGFAGSQGNFQLNVFKPVMAWNVLESIRLLGDACVSFDTNCAYGIEPNYEKIQHNLDINLMQVTALNRHIGYDKASKIAKNAHHKGLSLRESALELGFLTAEEFDAWVVPADMTHPSAADE, from the coding sequence GTGGCACAAGAAACCCGTACCGAAACCGACTCGATGGGCGCCGTTGAGGTCGCCACGAACCGCTACTGGGGCGCTCAGACCGAGCGTTCGCTGCACAACTTCGACATTGGACGCAACACCTTCGTGTGGGGTCGCCCGATGGTGCGCGCCCTCGGCATCCTGAAGAAGGCCGCGGCCCTGGCCAACGCGGAGCTGGGCGAGCTGCCCGCCGACATCGCGGACTTCATCGCGCAGGCCGGTGACGAGGTCATCTCCGGCAAGCTCGACGACAACTTCCCGCTGGTTGTCTTCCAGACCGGTTCGGGCACGCAGTCGAACATGAACGCTAACGAGGTCATCTCCAACCGCGCCATCGAGATCGCGGGCGGCGAGATGGGTTCCAAGGCCCCCGTTCACCCCAACGATCACGTGAACCGCGGCCAGTCCTCGAACGACACCTTCCCCACCGCCATGCACATCGCGGTCGTTTCCGAGCTGCACGACATGTACCCGCGCGTGCGTCAGCTGCGCGACACCCTCGACAAGAAGGCCAAGGAGTACGAGGACGTCATCATGGTGGGCCGCACCCACCTGCAGGACGCGACCCCGATCCGCCTGGGCCAGGTCATCTCCGGTTGGGTCGCCCAGATTGATTTCGCCCTGGACGGCATCGAGTACGCGGACACTCGCGCGCGCGAGCTGGCCATCGGCGGCACCGCCGTGGGTACCGGCCTGAACGCCCACCCGAAGTTCGGCGAGCTCACCGCGAAGAAGATCTCCGAGGAGACCGGCATCGAGTTCACGCAGGCCGACAACCTGTTCGCGGCCCTGGGCGCGCACGACGCGCTCGTGCTGGTCTCGGGCGCGCTGCGCGTCCTGGCCGACGCGCTCATGAAGATCGCGAACGACGTGCGCTGGTACGCCTCCGGCCCGCGTAACGGCATCGGCGAGCTGATCATCCCTGAGAACGAGCCGGGTTCGTCCATCATGCCGGGCAAGGTCAACCCGACCCAGTGCGAGGCCATGACCATGGTCGCCACCCAGGTGTTCGGCAACGACGCGACGGTCGGCTTCGCCGGCTCGCAGGGCAACTTCCAGCTCAACGTCTTCAAGCCCGTCATGGCCTGGAACGTCCTGGAGTCCATCCGCCTGCTGGGCGACGCCTGCGTGTCCTTCGATACGAACTGCGCGTACGGCATCGAGCCGAACTACGAGAAGATCCAGCACAACCTGGACATCAACCTCATGCAGGTCACGGCCCTGAACCGCCACATCGGCTACGACAAGGCCTCCAAGATCGCGAAGAACGCGCACCACAAGGGCCTGTCGCTGCGCGAGTCCGCCCTCGAGCTGGGCTTCCTGACCGCCGAGGAGTTCGACGCGTGGGTCGTGCCCGCCGACATGACGCACCCCAGCGCCGCCGACGAGTGA
- a CDS encoding MFS transporter → MPSSPLLTNPTLRALVAIALFTYTAQNMLNVSIAPLSRALDLPEWIVGAAVSLAAAAVTALSQFWGRRSIAWGRRRVILLALFLALTAGTLFSAAVWARAAGSIGAFLAAGAIMAARGPFFGAAVAAIPPTGQALVAEVTPDEASRVRGTSAFSGAINLSVMVGSLVSSALGAWWIYGPVHATPVFVLVALSIALIWLPRDGAATRPRTHLPRLTEEETAPKNAATASSAEAAKDPTSKGKASTELPPRVRWTDGRIAPWIASVFGIYFANGVVQITMGFLVQDRGGLEPEPAVSVTALMLLANAAGAMLMQLIVVPRLGWTPRTLLRAGMTLALVSLTCLTIAPTLWALAASTFAMGVASGMASPGYSAGASLAVSAREQGGIAGVINATGAITWIVAPVSATALYGWMPLSPFLLALSLVALSCACAWWLLRRGDVEARARD, encoded by the coding sequence GTGCCCTCATCACCTTTGCTGACGAATCCGACGCTGCGCGCTCTCGTTGCGATCGCGCTGTTTACGTACACGGCGCAGAACATGCTCAACGTGTCGATCGCTCCCCTGTCGCGCGCTCTGGACCTGCCCGAGTGGATCGTGGGCGCGGCGGTGTCCCTGGCGGCCGCCGCGGTGACGGCGCTGAGCCAGTTCTGGGGACGTCGCTCGATCGCATGGGGGCGCAGGCGAGTCATCCTGTTGGCGCTGTTCTTGGCGCTCACGGCGGGCACGCTCTTTTCCGCGGCCGTGTGGGCGCGCGCGGCCGGCTCCATCGGCGCTTTTCTAGCTGCGGGGGCGATCATGGCGGCGCGCGGCCCCTTCTTCGGCGCGGCAGTCGCGGCAATCCCGCCGACGGGCCAAGCCCTCGTCGCCGAGGTCACCCCCGACGAGGCCTCGCGCGTGCGCGGCACGTCCGCGTTCTCCGGCGCGATCAATCTGTCCGTCATGGTCGGCTCCCTCGTCTCCTCGGCGCTGGGCGCCTGGTGGATTTATGGCCCCGTGCACGCCACCCCCGTCTTCGTCCTCGTTGCACTTTCGATCGCCCTGATCTGGTTGCCCCGAGACGGGGCCGCCACGCGCCCAAGGACGCACTTGCCTCGCCTGACGGAGGAGGAGACGGCACCGAAGAACGCGGCCACGGCCTCGTCGGCCGAAGCAGCGAAGGACCCCACGAGCAAGGGGAAAGCCAGCACAGAACTGCCCCCGCGCGTGAGGTGGACCGACGGGCGCATTGCTCCGTGGATCGCCTCGGTGTTCGGCATCTACTTCGCGAACGGCGTCGTTCAGATCACGATGGGTTTCCTCGTCCAAGACCGGGGTGGACTCGAGCCCGAGCCCGCCGTTTCCGTCACCGCCCTCATGCTGCTGGCTAACGCCGCCGGAGCCATGCTTATGCAGCTAATCGTCGTTCCTCGCCTGGGATGGACTCCGCGCACCCTCCTGCGCGCGGGCATGACCCTCGCTCTCGTCTCCCTCACGTGCCTGACGATCGCGCCGACGCTCTGGGCGCTGGCGGCCTCCACCTTTGCGATGGGCGTCGCCTCGGGCATGGCGTCCCCGGGCTACTCGGCGGGCGCGTCCCTCGCGGTGAGTGCACGCGAGCAGGGCGGCATCGCCGGCGTCATCAACGCGACCGGCGCGATCACCTGGATCGTCGCACCCGTGAGTGCCACGGCCCTGTACGGCTGGATGCCGCTGTCGCCCTTCCTGCTGGCGCTTTCCCTCGTCGCCCTGTCGTGCGCGTGCGCCTGGTGGCTGCTGCGCCGAGGTGACGTCGAGGCTCGCGCCCGCGACTAG